Proteins found in one Candidatus Abawacabacteria bacterium genomic segment:
- the trpS gene encoding tryptophan--tRNA ligase — MQIFFSGTKPTGEHTHLGNYFGAIKQFVDLQNGENRTNIYFIANYHALTTERDGTKLVTNTWNILREYIAYGIDPKKSIIFIQSDVPEHTELAWIFNCLTPFGLLERAHAYKDALSKGKEASAGLFAYPVLMAADILIYQSTHVPVGKDQKQHVEIARDIAEKFNHYYGETFVLPQAVIMEETATVTGIDGEKMSKSYHNTISPFEDEKSLVKKIMSLKTDSKGIDEPKDLAGNIIYQYLELVGDEHLCKQVKERFLKGGMGYGEAKKLLAQAMLDYFAPMRKKYHMITQTDLENIVKEGAIQAKVIARRTIDTVRNKVGIV; from the coding sequence ATGCAGATATTCTTTTCGGGAACGAAACCAACAGGTGAACACACTCACTTGGGCAATTATTTTGGCGCAATCAAGCAATTTGTTGATTTACAGAATGGTGAAAATAGAACAAATATCTATTTCATTGCTAATTATCATGCCCTTACCACCGAAAGGGATGGGACAAAACTAGTCACTAATACTTGGAATATTCTAAGAGAATATATTGCCTATGGCATTGACCCAAAGAAATCTATCATTTTCATTCAATCGGATGTTCCAGAGCATACAGAACTCGCTTGGATATTCAATTGTCTTACTCCTTTCGGCTTATTAGAAAGAGCCCATGCTTACAAAGATGCGCTCAGCAAAGGAAAAGAAGCCAGTGCCGGCTTATTTGCTTACCCCGTACTAATGGCAGCTGATATCTTAATCTATCAGAGTACGCATGTGCCTGTCGGAAAAGACCAAAAACAACATGTAGAGATCGCCCGAGATATTGCGGAGAAGTTTAACCACTATTATGGTGAAACATTTGTTTTGCCTCAAGCAGTAATCATGGAAGAAACAGCTACAGTTACTGGCATTGATGGTGAAAAGATGAGCAAATCATACCATAATACCATTAGCCCATTTGAGGATGAAAAAAGCTTGGTAAAAAAGATCATGAGCCTCAAAACAGACTCCAAGGGCATAGATGAACCCAAAGATTTGGCAGGCAATATTATTTATCAGTATTTGGAGCTAGTGGGAGACGAACATTTATGTAAGCAGGTCAAAGAAAGATTCCTTAAAGGTGGTATGGGCTATGGCGAAGCCAAAAAGTTATTGGCCCAAGCAATGCTAGATTATTTTGCCCCTATGAGAAAAAAGTATCACATGATTACTCAAACTGATTTGGAAAATATTGTAAAAGAAGGTGCTATCCAAGCTAAAGTGATAGCTAGAAGAACTATCGATACTGTACGCAATAAAGTAGGCATTGTATGA
- the recA gene encoding recombinase RecA — MATTQNPINKDKKRAIELAMSQIEKQFGKGAIMTMSDGNKVSVEMLPTGCLSLDIALGGGVPKGRIIEVFGPESSGKTTLSLHIVAECQKNGGLAAFIDAEHAFDPEYAKKLGVDTENLLISQPDNGEQALDITETLVRSGAVDIIVVDSVAALVPRSEIEGEMGDQHMGLQARLMSQALRKLTGIVNKSGTIVIFINQLRQKIGVMFGNPETTTGGNALKFYASVRIDVRKGDKIEVGSGDQREIIGNRTKIKIVKNKVAAPFRTAEVDMLYNEGISKAGDILDIAAKYQIIEKTGAFYNYGELKIGQGKENARLFLKQNPKLLAEIADKAREASKASNVTVDTKPTTIDIESMPITIEHIATSKVKSSR, encoded by the coding sequence ATGGCTACTACACAAAACCCAATCAATAAAGACAAGAAGCGGGCAATAGAATTGGCCATGAGCCAGATCGAAAAACAGTTTGGTAAAGGCGCCATCATGACTATGTCTGACGGCAATAAAGTGAGTGTAGAAATGCTACCTACAGGTTGCCTATCATTAGATATTGCTCTGGGTGGTGGTGTCCCGAAAGGAAGAATTATTGAGGTATTTGGTCCTGAATCTTCTGGCAAGACTACTTTAAGCCTTCACATAGTAGCTGAATGTCAAAAGAATGGTGGCTTAGCAGCCTTTATTGATGCTGAACATGCTTTTGATCCTGAATATGCCAAAAAGTTAGGTGTTGATACAGAAAATTTGCTTATTTCTCAACCAGACAATGGTGAACAGGCACTAGATATTACTGAAACATTAGTACGCTCCGGAGCCGTAGACATTATTGTAGTGGACTCGGTAGCAGCATTGGTACCTAGATCAGAGATCGAAGGTGAAATGGGCGATCAACACATGGGTTTGCAAGCAAGATTGATGAGTCAAGCCTTACGCAAATTAACCGGTATTGTTAATAAATCAGGAACTATTGTCATTTTTATCAATCAATTACGACAAAAGATTGGGGTAATGTTTGGCAATCCAGAAACCACTACCGGTGGTAATGCTTTGAAGTTTTATGCTTCTGTCCGTATTGATGTGCGCAAAGGAGATAAAATTGAGGTTGGGTCTGGTGATCAACGGGAAATTATTGGCAATCGAACCAAAATCAAAATTGTCAAAAACAAAGTAGCGGCACCATTTCGTACTGCTGAAGTCGATATGCTTTATAATGAAGGTATATCTAAAGCTGGCGATATTTTAGATATAGCAGCAAAGTATCAGATTATCGAAAAAACAGGTGCTTTTTATAACTATGGTGAGTTAAAAATTGGTCAGGGCAAAGAAAATGCCAGATTATTTTTGAAACAAAATCCTAAATTATTAGCAGAAATTGCAGACAAGGCTAGAGAAGCTTCCAAAGCAAGTAATGTAACGGTAGATACCAAACCGACCACTATTGATATTGAAAGCATGCCGATCACTATTGAACATATAGCTACTTCTAAGGTAAAAAGCAGTAGGTAG
- a CDS encoding cupin domain-containing protein, whose product MHIFPQKAKTVPGTYYFGEFDDNPKAPFSISWAKLTRNNYQMEKKHYHTKHQKVFVTLAGEGSLNVNGQETKMVPEKMIQVEPGEIHFLQKIISEELEFIVVLAAKENDKVVIE is encoded by the coding sequence ATGCATATTTTCCCGCAAAAAGCTAAAACAGTACCAGGCACCTATTATTTCGGTGAATTTGATGATAATCCCAAGGCACCTTTTAGTATTTCGTGGGCGAAATTAACCAGGAATAATTATCAAATGGAGAAGAAGCACTATCATACCAAACATCAAAAAGTTTTTGTTACTTTAGCAGGAGAAGGTTCTTTGAATGTGAATGGTCAAGAGACAAAAATGGTTCCAGAAAAAATGATTCAAGTAGAACCTGGCGAAATCCATTTCCTGCAAAAGATAATTTCCGAAGAATTAGAGTTTATTGTTGTTCTGGCTGCGAAAGAGAATGATAAAGTGGTGATTGAGTAA
- a CDS encoding nucleotidyltransferase domain-containing protein, with translation MLVSLPTEKLLAFLTPIAFFRAINGSYELSHIRSLTYEAVLSDAEWQQCLALYGDNLSFEKNRNTKQKSAHTQLQAGLGKKIDVLRVIANKIPEIKDILLVNSYALGALKPTSDIDLLVITAPQTLWWARLKLTAALELAGIRRKPGHVEEQICLSFLVTENALDMSKIAIPNDIYLLYWTAQVIPLFATPRVSWWLSNQWLHQFLPNFPFPESAYSLPRKAHYISQLLNSAVQLPLKLRHQLKKKKLGKESSIIISDNMLKFHNEDRRALYRQKTDNELQFLLSQVVSHFK, from the coding sequence ATGCTAGTTTCACTCCCTACCGAAAAGTTACTTGCTTTCTTAACGCCAATTGCTTTTTTTAGAGCCATTAATGGTTCCTATGAACTTAGTCATATTCGAAGCCTTACCTATGAAGCAGTTCTATCAGATGCTGAGTGGCAACAGTGCCTAGCACTTTATGGGGATAACCTCAGCTTTGAAAAAAATCGTAATACCAAACAAAAGTCAGCCCATACTCAATTACAAGCTGGTCTAGGAAAGAAAATTGATGTCCTAAGAGTGATAGCTAACAAAATTCCTGAGATAAAAGATATCTTACTAGTAAACTCTTATGCCCTAGGAGCTTTAAAACCAACTAGCGACATTGATTTATTAGTAATCACTGCCCCTCAAACATTATGGTGGGCCAGACTGAAATTAACCGCTGCCTTGGAACTTGCTGGCATAAGGCGAAAACCTGGACATGTTGAAGAGCAAATATGCTTAAGTTTTCTTGTAACCGAAAACGCTTTGGACATGTCAAAAATAGCGATACCAAATGATATTTATTTACTCTATTGGACAGCGCAAGTAATTCCCCTATTCGCGACACCTAGAGTGTCATGGTGGTTGAGTAATCAATGGCTACACCAATTTTTACCAAATTTCCCCTTTCCAGAAAGTGCTTATTCATTGCCAAGAAAAGCACATTATATTAGTCAACTGCTTAATTCAGCAGTTCAGTTACCCCTGAAACTACGGCACCAGTTGAAAAAGAAAAAATTAGGAAAAGAAAGTTCTATCATTATTTCTGATAACATGCTTAAGTTTCACAATGAAGACAGAAGAGCGCTCTATCGGCAAAAAACTGACAATGAATTACAGTTTTTGCTTTCACAAGTTGTAAGCCACTTTAAGTGA
- a CDS encoding HIT family protein, whose amino-acid sequence MMDVTLQKFGYPASMIKEYKSWQLLCRPKQVTLGSLILISKEPVTAFSHLSSASFIELGGIIKEVEHVLKELFNYEKINYLMLMMVDPEVHFHIFPRYSSTKSFSGRNFIDKGWPLAPDLNVSNELEDTTFAALSNHLKSAFSNL is encoded by the coding sequence ATGATGGATGTAACGCTACAAAAGTTCGGCTACCCCGCAAGTATGATTAAAGAATATAAAAGCTGGCAGCTTTTATGTAGACCGAAACAAGTAACTTTAGGTTCATTAATCCTCATCTCAAAAGAGCCCGTTACTGCCTTCTCCCACTTGTCTTCTGCTAGTTTCATTGAACTAGGCGGTATCATCAAAGAAGTAGAGCATGTCCTCAAGGAATTGTTTAATTATGAGAAGATTAATTATTTAATGCTCATGATGGTAGATCCTGAAGTTCATTTTCATATATTCCCTCGATATTCAAGCACTAAAAGTTTTTCTGGTAGGAATTTTATTGATAAAGGATGGCCACTGGCACCCGATCTAAATGTTAGCAATGAATTGGAAGACACCACTTTTGCTGCTTTGAGCAATCATCTAAAAAGCGCTTTTAGTAACTTGTAA
- a CDS encoding response regulator transcription factor has product MKILFVEDEPEVAYTLKRELADAHHVIDIASRKDEVFYLLGTTHYDCLVLDLILQETNGLAICREVRMRGHDIPVLIYSLLDDPYTKIVALESGADDMIGKNTHHRELLARLHALNRRKAKPIVHSLIMYRNLRLDEKNKTAYIHDHLLQLSPKEFQLLNLFLQLPEKVFSRSEILENIWDMYADPFTNKVDVYINFLRKKLQKHYHKDEQYLQTVRGFGYRLAWK; this is encoded by the coding sequence ATGAAAATACTTTTTGTCGAAGACGAACCTGAAGTGGCCTACACACTAAAAAGAGAGCTCGCCGACGCCCACCACGTCATTGATATCGCAAGTAGAAAAGATGAAGTTTTCTATTTACTAGGCACCACACATTATGATTGCTTGGTGTTAGATTTGATTTTGCAAGAAACCAATGGTTTGGCCATTTGTCGTGAAGTGCGAATGCGAGGCCATGATATTCCTGTGCTGATTTATTCCTTACTAGATGATCCCTATACCAAGATTGTGGCACTAGAATCTGGGGCCGATGACATGATTGGCAAGAACACACATCATCGTGAATTACTTGCACGCTTACATGCCTTGAATCGCCGCAAAGCAAAACCAATCGTGCATTCACTAATTATGTATCGCAATTTGCGTTTGGACGAAAAAAACAAAACGGCCTATATTCATGACCATCTATTACAACTTTCTCCCAAAGAGTTTCAGCTGCTTAATCTTTTTCTACAATTACCAGAAAAAGTTTTTTCTCGATCTGAAATTTTAGAAAACATTTGGGATATGTATGCCGATCCATTCACTAACAAAGTTGATGTCTATATAAACTTTTTACGAAAAAAGCTACAAAAGCATTATCATAAAGATGAGCAGTACTTACAAACAGTAAGGGGTTTTGGTTATAGATTGGCTTGGAAATAA
- a CDS encoding ATP-dependent Clp protease ATP-binding subunit codes for MNDFFSKFTSEAKQALIVAQREAAQMKLPFIGTEHILLGILDQQNGLGSVILQNLGISKDSVSQILNTRTGHQVPDKDVLKNGLSELAKQIIENATALAFKYGHNNVGTEHLLLALVGQKQTAAASVLESLNVSPTRIREEIEKLFQQQSNAPATQENDPKNDPLEAFFGNFLGSIFNQMQQPSKHRNSRAAVADRKQKREPGDTPALNYFTIDLTAQARNGKKLDPIIGREKEIARVTSILNRRTKNNPILIGEPGVGKTAIAEGLAQKIVQEEVPDSLLGKRILTLDMAALVAGTKYRGEFEERIKAVINEAKDAGNILLFIDEFHTIIGAGSSEGGMDAANILKPSLSRGEIQVIAATTLDEYRKYIENDAALERRFQPVVVEEPTPEDAVQILKGLKKAFETHHQLTITDEAIQAAVYMSKRYIGDRFLPDKAIDLIDEAASQKGIRSYRTTDNLKKLQKKLAALIGQKEQAVAEQDYETAASLREQEVLLNEEIKSEKAATVSTPHADQQVLTEDIAHVIGLMTGIPITRLLKTESERLQNLEKALEKQVIGQDEAIHAIARAIRRSRVGIASHQRPIGSFIFLGPTGVGKTELVKALAKEVFNSEEAMVTVDMSEFMERHNVSRLVGATPGYVGYEEGGQLTESVRRKPYSIVLFDEIEKAHHDVFNLLLQILEEGRLTDGRGRKVDFRNTIIIMTSNIGAQKLTREAAKIGFDNSEDTTQEEKNYDKIKDTVLTELKEHFTPEFLNRIDQTIVFRPLTKDHISKIVDLELAKLHKRLEDHHLTLTFTPKAKTLLIEKGYSSEFGARPMRRAIQEYVEDSLSDGLLSGIIQPHATVQFDVNKEKTQLEFKVKGGLPSEESTAKQLKKKRITRKKVKV; via the coding sequence ATGAATGATTTTTTTAGCAAGTTTACTTCAGAGGCCAAACAAGCCTTAATTGTTGCTCAGAGAGAAGCTGCACAAATGAAATTACCCTTTATTGGCACTGAGCATATTTTGCTTGGTATTCTCGATCAGCAAAATGGCCTAGGGAGTGTAATTCTACAAAATTTAGGTATCTCAAAAGACAGTGTTAGTCAAATTCTCAATACTCGTACCGGTCATCAGGTTCCCGATAAAGATGTTTTAAAAAATGGCCTTTCCGAATTAGCTAAACAAATTATTGAGAATGCCACTGCGCTAGCATTTAAATATGGGCATAATAATGTGGGCACCGAACATTTATTATTAGCTTTAGTCGGTCAAAAACAGACAGCAGCAGCATCAGTATTAGAAAGCCTTAACGTTTCACCAACTAGAATTCGGGAAGAGATTGAAAAGTTGTTCCAGCAACAAAGCAATGCGCCAGCTACACAAGAAAATGATCCAAAGAATGATCCTTTGGAAGCATTCTTTGGTAATTTCTTAGGAAGCATTTTCAATCAAATGCAGCAACCATCGAAACATCGAAATAGTCGCGCAGCTGTGGCTGATAGGAAACAGAAACGTGAACCTGGTGACACTCCGGCGCTAAACTATTTTACGATTGACCTTACAGCCCAGGCAAGAAACGGTAAAAAGCTCGACCCAATTATTGGTCGTGAAAAAGAGATTGCTCGTGTAACTAGTATTCTTAATCGACGCACCAAGAACAATCCTATTTTAATTGGTGAACCGGGGGTAGGAAAAACCGCTATCGCTGAAGGCTTGGCTCAAAAAATTGTGCAAGAGGAAGTACCGGACAGTTTATTAGGAAAGCGCATACTTACTTTAGATATGGCTGCTTTAGTAGCCGGTACAAAATACCGTGGAGAATTCGAAGAACGTATCAAAGCAGTGATTAACGAGGCTAAAGATGCTGGTAATATTCTTCTTTTCATTGATGAATTTCATACTATAATTGGTGCTGGCAGTTCAGAAGGTGGAATGGATGCGGCCAATATCTTAAAGCCCTCACTTTCCCGGGGAGAAATACAAGTAATTGCCGCCACCACTTTAGATGAATACCGTAAATATATTGAAAACGATGCCGCCTTGGAGAGACGCTTTCAACCAGTGGTAGTTGAAGAACCAACCCCAGAAGATGCCGTGCAAATTTTGAAAGGATTAAAAAAAGCATTTGAAACTCATCATCAGCTGACTATTACTGATGAAGCCATTCAGGCTGCAGTGTATATGTCGAAGCGCTATATTGGTGACCGTTTTTTACCTGATAAAGCGATTGATCTTATTGATGAAGCTGCTTCACAAAAAGGCATTCGCTCTTACAGGACTACCGACAATCTCAAGAAGTTACAGAAGAAACTAGCAGCACTTATCGGGCAAAAAGAACAAGCGGTAGCTGAGCAAGATTACGAAACAGCAGCAAGCTTGCGAGAACAAGAAGTATTACTTAACGAAGAAATTAAGTCAGAAAAAGCAGCGACGGTCTCAACCCCACATGCTGATCAACAAGTATTAACTGAAGACATTGCTCATGTAATTGGACTAATGACAGGTATTCCCATTACTCGCCTATTGAAAACGGAAAGTGAACGCTTACAAAATTTAGAAAAAGCCTTAGAAAAACAAGTAATTGGTCAAGATGAAGCCATTCATGCTATTGCTCGGGCAATTCGTCGTTCACGTGTGGGGATAGCGAGCCATCAAAGACCGATTGGGTCATTTATCTTTTTAGGTCCCACAGGCGTAGGAAAAACAGAATTAGTAAAAGCCTTAGCAAAAGAGGTATTTAATAGTGAAGAAGCTATGGTGACAGTTGATATGAGTGAATTTATGGAGAGACATAATGTTTCTCGCTTAGTAGGTGCTACTCCCGGATATGTCGGTTATGAAGAAGGTGGACAGTTGACCGAATCGGTTCGACGCAAACCATATTCTATTGTGCTTTTCGATGAAATAGAAAAGGCTCATCACGATGTATTTAATCTTTTATTGCAAATACTTGAAGAAGGTCGGTTAACTGATGGTAGAGGCAGAAAAGTAGATTTCAGAAATACCATCATTATTATGACTTCTAATATTGGCGCCCAGAAGCTAACTAGAGAAGCTGCTAAAATTGGCTTTGATAATAGTGAGGATACAACTCAAGAAGAAAAGAATTATGACAAAATTAAAGATACCGTTTTGACTGAACTAAAAGAACATTTTACGCCTGAGTTTTTGAATCGTATTGATCAAACGATAGTCTTCCGTCCTCTAACCAAAGATCATATTAGTAAAATTGTTGATCTAGAATTGGCGAAACTACATAAGCGTTTAGAGGATCATCATTTGACGCTAACTTTTACCCCCAAGGCAAAGACTCTACTGATTGAGAAAGGATATAGTAGCGAATTTGGTGCCAGACCAATGCGTAGAGCTATTCAAGAATATGTGGAAGACTCTTTATCAGATGGCTTACTGTCAGGCATTATCCAACCTCATGCCACCGTGCAATTTGATGTTAACAAAGAAAAAACTCAATTAGAGTTCAAAGTAAAAGGTGGCCTACCTTCAGAAGAAAGCACAGCAAAGCAACTTAAGAAAAAGCGGATTACTAGGAAAAAAGTAAAAGTTTAA
- a CDS encoding PH domain-containing protein, with amino-acid sequence MSYNQYHFAGQGRDEKILFYSHRHPLRLLGRILEQLFVYLGAATILGFLGYLIIRMFNLPFNGYIQGLFFSLLFLAVITTIMAAWSLWYRSVCIITDSRLVKIVPKGFFFNYTRELKLEGIKDTSFSYENFFQGIFNYGKLQVIGGGQFIVKYIPNPRDLHHYITKLVRTIDTVKAKGGTVEFPEFIPRPIWKGKNFRAPKL; translated from the coding sequence ATGAGCTATAATCAATATCACTTTGCCGGCCAAGGGCGCGATGAAAAAATTCTTTTCTATTCACATCGACATCCCCTACGTCTTTTGGGAAGAATACTCGAACAATTATTTGTTTATCTAGGAGCAGCCACTATTCTAGGCTTTCTGGGATATTTAATTATCCGGATGTTCAATTTACCTTTTAATGGTTATATCCAAGGTTTATTCTTTTCCTTGCTATTTTTGGCAGTTATTACCACCATTATGGCCGCTTGGTCCCTGTGGTATCGTTCAGTTTGTATTATTACTGATTCACGTTTAGTTAAAATTGTGCCTAAAGGTTTCTTTTTTAATTATACTCGGGAACTTAAGTTGGAAGGTATCAAAGACACATCTTTTAGCTATGAAAATTTTTTCCAAGGCATATTTAATTATGGTAAATTACAAGTAATTGGTGGCGGGCAATTTATTGTAAAATACATTCCCAACCCTCGAGACTTACATCACTATATCACTAAACTAGTTCGAACGATTGATACAGTTAAGGCTAAAGGAGGAACAGTTGAGTTTCCTGAATTTATTCCGCGCCCCATTTGGAAAGGCAAAAACTTTCGCGCCCCCAAATTATGA
- the mnmA gene encoding tRNA 2-thiouridine(34) synthase MnmA: MKIAVAMSGGVDSSVTAALIKQKNPDLVFGIFMKNWSSPEEEKNSTCTWIQDRRDALTVAAQLDIPFKTIDCEAQYRQHVLEYFYQEYAAGRTPNPDILCNRFMKFDLMWQEAAKLGAEKMATGHYARVCEDGEGTFHLLKGKDTKKDQSYFLCRLTQEQLSHSLFPLGEMTKEEVRALAEQFGLSTAQKKDSQGICFIGKVDLKDFLYYRLPAQTGSVLDLAGKPIGKHDGAHTYTIGQRHGFTIQNHSSSSEPWFVVNIDTTQNTITVAQGKDNPALFSNSLRASDFHWINQTPALPLPCSAKVRYRQPDQACTIMRNGEIHFAIAQRAITPGQTIAFYRDDECLGAATIEQAL; this comes from the coding sequence ATGAAAATTGCCGTAGCAATGTCAGGGGGAGTAGATTCATCAGTTACTGCAGCATTAATTAAACAAAAAAATCCTGATTTGGTATTCGGTATTTTTATGAAAAATTGGTCGAGCCCTGAAGAGGAGAAAAATAGCACCTGTACATGGATACAAGATCGTCGAGACGCATTAACTGTAGCAGCACAATTGGACATCCCCTTTAAAACAATTGATTGCGAAGCTCAATACCGCCAGCATGTTCTTGAATATTTCTATCAAGAATATGCTGCTGGTAGAACACCCAACCCCGATATTCTGTGTAATCGTTTCATGAAGTTTGATTTGATGTGGCAAGAAGCAGCTAAATTAGGTGCAGAAAAGATGGCCACTGGACACTATGCACGTGTATGTGAAGATGGTGAAGGAACATTTCATCTCCTTAAAGGCAAAGATACCAAAAAAGACCAAAGTTATTTTCTATGCCGACTGACACAAGAACAGTTAAGCCATTCACTTTTCCCTCTAGGAGAGATGACTAAAGAAGAAGTGCGTGCCCTAGCAGAACAATTTGGCCTAAGTACAGCTCAAAAAAAAGATAGCCAAGGTATCTGCTTCATTGGAAAAGTAGATTTGAAAGACTTTTTGTATTATCGCTTGCCGGCACAAACAGGTTCGGTACTCGATCTAGCAGGAAAACCTATTGGCAAACACGACGGCGCCCATACATATACTATTGGTCAAAGACATGGATTTACTATCCAAAATCACTCATCATCGTCCGAGCCGTGGTTTGTGGTCAATATTGATACAACCCAAAACACTATCACTGTCGCCCAAGGAAAAGATAATCCAGCGCTTTTTAGTAATTCATTAAGGGCAAGCGACTTCCATTGGATTAATCAAACTCCGGCATTGCCACTTCCTTGTTCAGCAAAAGTCCGTTATCGCCAACCAGATCAAGCATGTACCATTATGCGAAATGGCGAGATACACTTTGCCATTGCCCAGAGAGCAATTACACCAGGCCAAACTATTGCTTTTTATCGAGACGATGAGTGTTTAGGCGCAGCTACTATAGAACAAGCACTTTAA
- a CDS encoding Ig-like domain-containing protein, whose protein sequence is MLSAQAFSSQKSFVMYKIAALLTAGITAVAVMIPSSAAAQTVNPDAKAKLILSPESGSYAVGAIIPIQVLLDTQGLSVSQVDFRLKYDPTLLEVQDGDLERAGTQIKDGDLFEVLLSTSPVDARAGTIQYSKIALSEEKYYKTSGQPGKLVLINFKALKVGTPTVRFETTGTAGIQLTKIYRSSDDAQVLGEVTNGEYIIRAATASASPTATATVQPTSSPTATTTPTPLPSPTQAPSAAPVAKPVISMTIDKTMLKADGKDKAQVKVSLKDKQGLAVANTKLQLSLIGNATITPVSLSTDAQGQAVATLTAGTQAGSISIIARLESDASVSTTSQVTTILASASSPSATATPTPTTRSTATPKPIPAPNTLNQVGPAASLSLAVALALISSLYLGLRRQTSVVKK, encoded by the coding sequence ATGTTAAGTGCTCAAGCATTTTCTTCTCAAAAAAGTTTCGTAATGTATAAAATAGCTGCGTTACTGACTGCAGGTATTACTGCTGTTGCGGTAATGATACCTTCTAGCGCTGCTGCCCAAACAGTAAATCCTGATGCCAAGGCCAAATTAATCCTTTCTCCAGAAAGTGGATCTTATGCAGTTGGAGCAATTATTCCTATTCAAGTATTACTTGATACGCAAGGCTTATCTGTAAGCCAAGTTGATTTTAGATTAAAATATGATCCTACTCTACTGGAGGTACAAGATGGTGACCTTGAACGAGCGGGCACACAAATAAAAGATGGTGATTTGTTTGAAGTACTATTGTCGACTTCACCAGTAGATGCTCGTGCTGGTACTATCCAATATTCAAAAATCGCTCTTAGTGAAGAAAAGTATTACAAAACTAGTGGTCAACCAGGAAAATTAGTGCTGATTAACTTTAAGGCACTAAAGGTTGGTACTCCCACAGTCCGTTTTGAGACTACTGGCACTGCAGGCATTCAATTAACCAAAATCTATCGTTCAAGTGATGATGCTCAAGTCTTGGGTGAGGTAACCAATGGAGAATATATTATTAGAGCAGCTACTGCTAGCGCTAGTCCTACGGCAACAGCAACCGTTCAGCCAACAAGCAGTCCTACCGCTACCACAACACCAACACCATTACCATCACCAACTCAAGCTCCTTCAGCCGCACCGGTAGCCAAGCCTGTTATTAGTATGACTATAGATAAAACTATGCTGAAAGCTGATGGTAAAGATAAAGCGCAAGTGAAGGTGTCACTTAAAGATAAACAGGGCTTGGCTGTAGCTAATACCAAACTACAACTATCTTTGATTGGTAATGCTACCATTACTCCAGTAAGCCTTTCCACAGATGCTCAGGGGCAAGCAGTGGCTACTCTGACAGCAGGCACACAGGCTGGATCCATTAGCATCATTGCTAGGTTGGAATCAGATGCGTCGGTATCTACTACATCTCAAGTTACTACTATACTTGCATCAGCATCTTCACCTTCTGCTACCGCCACCCCCACCCCCACGACTCGTTCTACTGCTACACCAAAGCCAATTCCTGCGCCTAACACTCTCAATCAAGTTGGTCCAGCAGCATCATTGTCCTTGGCAGTCGCTCTAGCTTTGATCAGTTCTTTATATCTAGGACTACGTCGCCAGACTAGCGTAGTGAAAAAATAA